A part of Nocardioides sp. WS12 genomic DNA contains:
- a CDS encoding gamma-glutamylcyclotransferase family protein — protein sequence MTSYAAYGTNLDPARMGERCPHSPLQTTGWLTGWRLTFGGEEHGWDGSLATIVQDPFEQVFVAVYDVSPLDEPNLDRWESADSGLYRRTKVRIATLVGEVVAWTYVLDAYEGGLPSASYLGVLSNAAEAADAPADYVNALRRRACRSTGL from the coding sequence GTGACGTCGTACGCCGCTTACGGCACCAACCTCGACCCGGCCCGCATGGGCGAGAGGTGCCCCCATTCGCCCCTGCAGACCACCGGGTGGCTCACCGGGTGGCGGCTCACGTTCGGTGGCGAGGAGCACGGTTGGGACGGCTCCCTGGCCACGATCGTGCAGGACCCGTTCGAGCAGGTCTTCGTCGCTGTGTACGACGTCAGCCCGCTCGACGAGCCGAACCTGGACCGCTGGGAATCGGCCGACTCCGGCCTCTACCGCCGCACGAAGGTCCGGATCGCGACCCTGGTCGGCGAGGTCGTGGCGTGGACCTACGTCCTGGACGCCTATGAGGGCGGGTTGCCCTCGGCGTCGTACCTCGGTGTCCTGTCGAACGCCGCCGAAGCCGCCGACGCCCCCGCCGACTACGTGAACGCGCTGCGTCGTCGCGCGTGCCGCTCCACCGGCCTCTGA
- a CDS encoding S8 family peptidase, whose amino-acid sequence MSRILGIIAACALAFATLTQIPLPAAQAAPVKAQSAGLLDVIVTLKPTADAQATANALVTNKGGQVTHVYQNAINGFAATLTDTLLTVLRGDARIQSIELDRTLRINDTQTPTPSWGLDRVDQRNLPLNNAYTYNTTASGVDVYVVDTGILTTHPDFGGRAVHGTDAIDGDSNATDCNGHGTHVSGTIGGNAYGLAKQTKLIGVRVLDCNGSGATSAVIAGLDWVVANHQAGKSAVANMSLGGGASTTLDAAVRRVIADGVTMALAAGNENSDSCGVSPARVAEALTVAASDRNDARASFSNRGTCVDLFAPGVDITSAWLNNGTSTISGTSMASPHVAAAAALYLATHPGASPATVNSAVLAATTKGKITGTARTCVLLIICSAATPANHLLYTGS is encoded by the coding sequence ATGTCTCGGATTCTCGGAATCATCGCTGCCTGCGCGCTCGCTTTTGCGACGCTCACGCAGATCCCCCTCCCGGCCGCACAGGCCGCTCCGGTCAAGGCCCAGTCCGCCGGTCTGCTCGACGTGATCGTCACGCTCAAGCCGACGGCCGACGCGCAGGCGACCGCCAACGCCCTCGTGACGAACAAGGGCGGCCAGGTCACCCACGTCTACCAGAACGCGATCAACGGCTTCGCGGCCACGCTGACTGACACGCTCCTCACGGTGCTCCGCGGTGACGCCCGGATCCAGTCGATCGAACTCGACCGCACCCTGCGGATCAACGACACCCAGACCCCCACGCCCAGCTGGGGCCTGGACCGCGTCGACCAGCGCAACCTGCCGCTGAACAACGCGTACACCTACAACACCACCGCCTCGGGCGTGGACGTGTACGTCGTCGACACCGGCATCCTCACCACGCACCCCGACTTCGGCGGGCGCGCGGTCCACGGCACCGACGCGATCGACGGTGACAGCAACGCGACCGACTGCAACGGCCACGGCACCCACGTGTCCGGCACCATCGGCGGCAACGCCTACGGCCTCGCCAAGCAGACAAAGCTGATCGGCGTCCGCGTCCTCGACTGCAACGGCTCGGGCGCCACGTCCGCCGTGATCGCCGGTCTCGACTGGGTCGTCGCCAACCACCAGGCCGGCAAGTCAGCCGTCGCCAACATGAGCCTCGGCGGTGGCGCCTCCACGACCCTCGACGCCGCCGTGCGTCGCGTGATCGCCGACGGCGTCACCATGGCCCTCGCCGCCGGTAACGAGAACTCCGACTCCTGTGGTGTCTCCCCGGCCCGCGTCGCCGAGGCCCTGACCGTCGCCGCGAGCGACCGCAACGACGCCCGCGCCAGCTTCTCCAACCGCGGCACCTGCGTCGACCTGTTCGCCCCCGGCGTCGACATCACCTCGGCCTGGCTGAACAACGGCACCAGCACGATCAGCGGTACGTCGATGGCGTCCCCGCACGTCGCCGCGGCCGCTGCGCTCTACCTGGCCACCCACCCGGGCGCCTCGCCCGCCACGGTGAACTCCGCGGTCCTCGCCGCCACCACCAAGGGCAAGATCACCGGCACCGCGCGCACCTGCGTGCTGCTCATCATCTGCTCGGCGGCCACCCCGGCCAACCACCTGCTCTACACCGGCAGCTGA